From the Xyrauchen texanus isolate HMW12.3.18 chromosome 37, RBS_HiC_50CHRs, whole genome shotgun sequence genome, one window contains:
- the LOC127630367 gene encoding zinc finger protein 608-like encodes MSVGSSVQQSIKPHGVDPDDSGDDWEIGVGNLIIDLDADLEKERQRSEMNRVSSVKSSAAEGRVELECSCAGAADAFDGPMRAGEPQQGYLCKEPKKFKLKRRNSSNDTDRSPSLEIPKVCVGKRREAQGRPGEAPEMNSAPPAVDSSSDATKGKDGKRGKNQGKGLKREKESARTRKEKLADDLGSQSENGCAVGGTENLLGRGGMDAAIVERTDDTNTPEHDLKTLSVMTRSVGTNTQETEKTIESSYMEPCQPGTSVNLEGIVWHETEEGVLVVNVTWRKRTYVGTLLDCTKHDWAPPRFCESPMSDLDMPCARGRGKRMRLAIPDQPVVDPCLSKIRGLSHKRRGVGIGNKGRRGSLNLTGCRTPGYYGVEDNSFTCGKRKGKAPADLDLSLVAEDIRNGNGKRIRAKSRSAPSTPQGKSDPVFLDQVCGSPMLIDCPHPNCNKKYKHINGLRYHQSHAHLNSESKQEFEVESEDRLSDFDDPLSSVSFDSSENMFSKKPRTMFKLNSVSSPKSRKALLNNSAIATDKLRRNVTSKDGSIDDLSNLPLISNMSVVLENCLITDRNTSVEMPKLEAEGAIDKRDICSKVKKDSGFTERCSAKSRTNRLITGAPAPPKLTAIPPTAFSAKEDSSHQNSTTAALTNAKNLSLKPIKPKLDIIAHVNMSNAPTTLSKVGKRKDKHRLKEKNVKDPRSPKSEPMFTKMDDAKSVGKDFPVSLLKEHLSKQDVVNGPGETQESRMASIRAEADKVYTFSDNAPSPSIGSSARMDCGPLTNGDGATAKTNSPAYSDISDATEDGGSNSRSRRNSTHDSNSNSNINLKIPSLNTAVTVTPGKEVQSMSHGHGYESHCIPGYMHPGQVRSISFLKVASPYGRTKDELRDLNEDIKSSDSSTQSQLQYPVTETDTALAQSLYFGQYSRGVSMDQKVLMMPSTHRQLPETCCEEIQYSKQSRGQVRRGSEQKERTKEDQKQFINSTQSIHKGANSAKMNCAKPGFIYVELDKQLSIQQQQGKSSHISMTKDQGVNKESEDLSLESSNSKSNVDTNVTFLNASESQSWSHSYQSKYVKQQNQEFNKMSEELSLSPDKGKDWHVPLEPESRMETEHQSIKCETAADVTEDCTRPDGDEMLGEISEDSQTVRGAAPSPQQSFIQFQHSYPYLHLCDSSSSAYRVMSPALVHNYPGFHYPLYGKTAGREDSDGAQSSKPVTDSTALELLSHPLLPYHGTSPVPGERGSPEQDRETEREREVVPFGRHLQTRHLTHLGMSYTLVSGQYDPFPGLNSAALGANQHVTTTQTCSSENDGNI; translated from the exons ATGTCAGTCGGTTCCTCCGTTCAGCAGAGCATCAAGCCACACGGAGTTGATCCCGACGACAGCGGTGATGACTGGGAGATCGGTGTGGGGAATCTAATCATCGACCTGGACGCGGATttggagaaagaaagacagagatcGGAGATGAATCGCGTTTCGAGCGTTAAAAGCAGCGCGGCGGAAGGTCGTGTGGAGCTCGAGTGCAGTTGCGCGGGTGCAGCGGATGCGTTTGACGGCCCGATGAGAGCCGGAGAGCCGCAGCAGGGATATCTGTGCAAAGAGCCCAAGAAATTCAAGCTGAAAAGGCGAAATTCCTCGAATGACACTGACAGATCGCCCTCGCTGGAGATTCCTAAAGTATGCGTCGGTAAACGGAGGGAGGCTCAAGGACGCCCCGGAGAGGCTCCAGAGATGAATTCAGCACCACCGGCGGTGGACAGCTCCAGCGACGCGACTAAAGGCAAAGACGGCAAGAGAGGGAAGAATCAAGGCAAAGGgctgaaaagagagaaagaatccGCCAGGACGCGGAAAGAGAAGCTCGCTGATGATTTGGGATCGCAGTCAGAGAATGGATGCGCTGTCGGAGGGACCGAGAATCTCCTCGGTAGGGGCGGAATGGACGCGGCTATTGTCGAACGCACTGACGACACGAACACACCAGAACACGACCTGAAGACG TTGAGTGTCATGACACGGTCAGTTGGAAcaaacacacaggaaacagaGAAAACCATCGAGTCTAGCTATATGGAGCCATGCCAGCCAGGAACGAGCGTCAATCTGGAGGGCATTGTGTGGCATGAAACAGAAGAAG GGGTTCTAGTTGTGAATGTGACATGGAGGAAAAGGACCTATGTGGGAACACTCTTGGACTGTACCAAGCATGACTGGGCCCCGCCACG GTTTTGTGAGTCACCGATGAGTGACCTGGACATGCCCTGTGCACGTGGACGTGGTAAACGAATGAGGCTGGCCATACCTGATCAACCAGTTGTTGACCCATGTCTTTCCAAAATAAGAGGACTAAGTCACAAGAGACGTGGTGTGGGAATTGGCAACAAGGGAAGGCGAGGGAGTCTGAACCTCACCGGCTGTAGAACACCTGGATACTATGGCGTCGAGGACAATTCGTTTACATGTGGAAAAAGAAAAGGCAAAGCTCCGGCCGATCTAGATTTAAGCTTGGTCGCGGAGGACATCAGGAATGGAAATGGGAAAAGGATACGAGCCAAATCCAGGAGTGCTCCGTCCACCCCGCAGGGTAAATCCGACCCAGTGTTTCTTGATCAAGTTTGTGGATCCCCGATGCTAATAGACTGTCCGCATCCAAACTGTAACAAGAAGTACAAACACATCAATGGGCTCCGATACCACCAGTCTCATGCTCACTTGAACAGTGAAAGCAAGCAAGAATTTGAGGTGGAGAGCGAGGACAGACTCTCTGATTTTGATGATCCGCTCAGCTCTGTATCTTTTGATTCTTCCGAGAATATGTTCTCAAAGAAGCCCAGAACCATGTTTAAACTCAATTCAGTCAGTTCTCCAAAGAGCAGGAAAGCATTGCTCAACAACAGTGCCATAGCCACTGATAAATTACGCAGGAACGTGACGAGTAAGGACGGATCTATAGATGACCTGAGCAACTTACCGCTCATTTCAAACATGTCAGTTGTCCTTGAAAACTGCCTCATTACGGATCGTAACACATCTGTGGAGATGCCCAAGCTCGAAGCAGAGGGTGCTATTGATAAGAGGGACATCTGTAGCAAAGTTAAAAAGGATAGTGGCTTCACTGAAAGATGCTCAGCTAAGTCCCGGACCAACAGACTCATTACCGGCGCCCCAGCTCCCCCAAAATTGACTGCGATTCCACCCACTGCGTTCTCTGCTAAAGAGGATTCCTCCCATCAGAACTCTACAACTGCTGCTCTCACAAATGCCAAGAACCTCTCTCTGAAACCCATCAAGCCAAAGCTGGACATTATTGCACATGTTAACATGTCTAATGCGCCCACCACCCTGAGCAAAGTCGGTAAGAGAAAGGACAAGCATCGATTGAAGGAGAAGAATGTCAAAGATCCACGGAGTCCTAAAAGCGAGCCTATGTTCACAAAAATGGACGATGCCAAGAGTGTCGGGAAAGACTTCCCTGTAAGCCTCTTGAAAGAGCATTTGAGCAAACAGGATGTTGTAAATGGGCCAGGTGAAACGCAAGAAAGCCGCATGGCAAGCATCAGAGCGGAAGCGGACAAGGTGTACACTTTTTCCGACAACGCACCAAGTCCCTCCATCGGAAGCTCTGCTAGAATGGACTGTGGCCCCCTTACAAACGGAGATGGAGCCACTGCGAAAACAAACAGCCCGGCATACTCCGACATATCAGATGCCACCGAGGATGGAGGATCAAACTCGAGATCTAGAAGAAACTCGACACATGACTCGAACTCAAACAGCAACATCAATCTAAAAATTCCCTCGTTGAACACTGCAGTCACGGTAACCCCAGGTAAAGAGGTCCAGTCAATGTCTCACGGCCATGGATATGAATCTCATTGTATCCCAGGGTACATGCACCCTGGACAAGTACGATCCATTTCATTCTTGAAGGTGGCCTCACCTTATGGTCGGACGAAGGATGAACTGAGAGACTTAAATGAGGATATCAAAAGCTCAGATTCCTCTACTCAATCACAGCTTCAGTATCCTGTGACTGAAACGGACACAGCACTTGCTCAGTCCTTGTACTTTGGGCAGTACAGTCGTGGTGTTTCCATGGACCAGAAGGTTCTGATGATGCCCAGCACCCACAGACAACTCCCTGAAACGTGCTGTGAGGAAATCCAGTACAGCAAGCAGAGTAGAGGTCAAGTTAGACGTGGATCTGAGCAGAAAGAGCGAACAAAGGAAGACCAAAAGCAATTTATAAACTCGACTCAGTCCATTCATAAGGGGGCGAACTCAGCCAAAATGAACTGTGCAAAACCCGGGTTTATCTATGTGGAATTGGACAAGCAGCTGTCAATTCAGCAGCAACAGGGGAAGTCGTCCCATATCTCCATGACAAAAGATCAAGGGGTTAACAAGGAATCTGAAGACCTCAGTTTGGAGAGTTCAAACTCCAAATCAAATGTGGACACAAATGTAACATTTCTAAAT GCTTCAGAATCTCAGTCCTGGAGCCACTCTTATCAGTCCAAATATGTGAAGCAGCAAAATCAAGAGTTTAACAAGATGTCTGAGGAACTGAGTCTCAGTCCAGACAAGGGGAAAGATTGGCACGTTCCACTGGAGCCAGAGTCCAGAATGGAGACCGAACACCAGAGCATCAAGTGTGAGACCGCTGCTGATGTCACGGAGGACTGTACCAGACCAGACGGGGACGAGATGCTGGGAGAAATATCTGAAGACTCACAGACTGTAAGAGGGGCTGCACCATCACCTCAGCAGTCCTTTATCCAGTTTCAGCACTCCTACCCGTATTTACACCTGTGTGACTCCAGCAGCAGTGCTTACAGAGTGATGTCTCCTGCTTTAGTGCACAATTACCCAG GTTTCCATTACCCTCTTTATGGAAAAACAGCGGGGAGAGAGGACTCAGATGGGGCTCAAAGCAGCAAACCAGTGACAGATTCTACAGCCCTAGAGCTTCTGTCACATCCTCTCCTGCCTTATCATGGCACATCTCCTGTG CCTGGAGAGAGAGGATCTCCGGAGCAGGACAGAGAAACTGAACGGGAGAGAGAAGTGGTTCCTTTTGGCCGTCACCTTCAAACGCGTCACCTGACTCACCTGGGCATGAGCTACACGCTGGTGTCGGGCCAGTATGACCCATTTCCAG GTTTGAACTCTGCGGCGCTGGGTGCTAACCAGCATGTGACGACAACACAGACCTGCTCCAGTG AAAATGACGGGAATATCTGA